The following proteins come from a genomic window of Thiothrix winogradskyi:
- a CDS encoding YfbM family protein, whose amino-acid sequence MGVHLHLAAISDFNISRLMANPKLIWTVAFAEQVNAIQAEPAFPASRYALEPETVNLRETLGEYWHGIHYLMCGQVWSGEFPDAFLIDGGSYVGDVDLGYGPARAFESCEVKHIAQALLNKTPETLAQHFNANQMLDDDIYPQIWDGNDQALDNCLNRFKAMQHFMRHVAENNLGLTVYLQATH is encoded by the coding sequence ATGGGTGTACATTTACATCTTGCTGCAATTTCTGATTTTAATATCAGCCGTCTGATGGCAAATCCCAAGCTCATCTGGACAGTCGCGTTTGCAGAACAAGTCAACGCCATACAAGCCGAGCCAGCATTTCCGGCATCGCGCTACGCACTTGAACCGGAAACGGTCAATCTGCGCGAAACCTTGGGTGAATACTGGCATGGCATTCATTATTTGATGTGCGGGCAAGTATGGAGCGGCGAATTTCCCGACGCATTTCTGATTGATGGCGGCAGCTACGTGGGTGATGTGGATTTGGGGTATGGTCCGGCGCGTGCGTTTGAATCTTGTGAAGTCAAACATATCGCTCAAGCATTACTGAACAAAACGCCTGAAACCTTAGCGCAGCATTTTAATGCCAACCAAATGCTGGATGATGATATTTACCCGCAAATTTGGGACGGTAACGACCAAGCATTGGATAATTGCCTGAACCGTTTCAAAGCCATGCAGCATTTCATGCGCCATGTGGCTGAAAACAATCTGGGTTTAACGGTTTATCTGCAAGCGACACACTGA
- a CDS encoding efflux RND transporter permease subunit: MNEPKLGISGGIAKKFLLTEITPLLALVGLLLGLFAVMVTPREEDPQINVTFANVFIPFPGASAEQVESLVSTPAEQVLSEIEGLEHIYSTSMPGMSVLTVQYKVGQNRTDALVRLYNKVESNQDWLPQNLGVGTPLIKPKGIDDVPIVALTLWTEDEKRGAYELNQVAHAIESELKRVPGSRDIYTIGGPQQVVHVLLDAEKLAGHGISLADLRNALQASNSARDAVSLVNNNEEIQVQAGTFLMDASEVGELMVGVMDGKPVFLSDVAEVKRTSDSPEAYVSFGTGAAAVHKGLPAGIHTPAVTIAVAKQPGTNAVDIADNVIDRFEKLRGTFVPEGVNVTVTRNYGETAQAKSEKLIHKLIIETIAVALLIWFALGWREALIVGAAVVITLAVTLFASWAYGFTLNRVSLFALIFSIGILVDDAIVVVENIHRHMQQGGKKLLEVIPLAVDEVGGPTILATFTVIAALLPMAFVSGLMGPYMSPIPINASMGMLISLAVAYVVTPWMTGKMLANVDFMHHQHDNNKLHGFFSRIMSPFLDDKKGGKRRVTLFAVITLLIVLSASLAVFKLVVLKMLPFDNKSEFQVILDMPEGTSLEQTSRVLNEMSEYLGKVDEVTDYQIYAGTAAPINFNGLVRQYYLREGANVGDIQVNLTDSHGRERQSHEIALAVRPPLQEIAKKYNANVKVVEVPPGPPVMSPIVAEVYGLDYPGQIAVAKQIREVFEQTPDIVDIDDSVEAPQKRLVVQVDRSKAALLGVSQDAIASAIDTVLSGEDVVFLHGKGIKYAVPIRIEFPVALKDKMDSVLALRVRSQAGELVPMSELVSVQETTREHSIYHKDLLPVVYVTGDMAGTTDSPLYGMFEIFSGIKELSVYDNPVNQFFIAQPDDPYLYGMKWDGEWQVTYETFRDMGIAYGVGMILIFLLIVVQFRSYMVPLVIMSPIPLTIIGVMPGHALLGMQFTATSMIGMIALAGIIVRNSILLVDFINEQVRGGMDLKEAVINSSAVRAKPIALTALAAMVGAFFIIDDPIFGGLAVSLIFGILVSTVLTLVLIPLMYYMYARNRLATIKGVVA; encoded by the coding sequence ATGAATGAGCCAAAGCTAGGCATATCCGGTGGGATTGCCAAAAAATTCTTGTTGACGGAAATCACGCCGTTATTGGCATTGGTGGGGTTGCTGTTGGGGCTGTTTGCTGTCATGGTGACACCGCGTGAAGAAGACCCGCAGATTAACGTGACCTTTGCGAATGTGTTTATCCCGTTTCCGGGGGCAAGTGCTGAGCAGGTGGAAAGTTTGGTGAGTACGCCTGCTGAACAGGTCTTGTCCGAAATTGAGGGTTTGGAACATATTTATTCCACCTCAATGCCGGGGATGTCGGTGCTGACGGTGCAATACAAAGTGGGGCAGAATCGTACTGATGCCTTGGTACGTTTATACAATAAAGTTGAGTCTAATCAAGACTGGTTGCCACAAAATCTAGGGGTGGGTACACCACTGATTAAACCTAAAGGCATTGATGATGTGCCGATTGTGGCACTAACGTTGTGGACAGAGGATGAGAAACGTGGGGCGTATGAGTTAAATCAAGTGGCGCACGCGATTGAATCTGAACTCAAGCGTGTCCCCGGTTCGCGTGACATTTATACCATCGGTGGTCCGCAGCAAGTGGTGCATGTGTTATTGGATGCGGAAAAACTGGCGGGGCATGGGATCTCCTTAGCCGATTTGCGTAATGCTTTGCAGGCAAGTAATTCGGCACGTGATGCGGTTTCCCTCGTGAACAATAATGAGGAAATCCAAGTGCAAGCCGGTACTTTCCTCATGGATGCGTCTGAAGTCGGCGAGCTGATGGTTGGGGTAATGGATGGCAAACCCGTATTCCTCAGCGATGTGGCGGAAGTGAAGCGTACCTCAGACTCGCCGGAAGCGTATGTGAGCTTTGGCACGGGTGCGGCGGCGGTACACAAAGGCTTGCCCGCTGGCATTCATACGCCTGCGGTAACGATTGCAGTCGCTAAACAACCCGGCACGAATGCGGTGGATATTGCCGATAATGTCATTGACCGTTTCGAGAAATTGCGTGGCACATTTGTGCCAGAGGGCGTGAATGTTACGGTGACGCGCAACTATGGCGAAACCGCGCAAGCTAAATCTGAAAAGCTGATTCACAAGTTGATTATTGAAACGATTGCGGTCGCCTTGCTGATTTGGTTTGCTTTGGGGTGGCGTGAAGCCTTAATCGTGGGTGCTGCGGTGGTGATTACCCTGGCGGTGACGTTGTTTGCGTCGTGGGCGTATGGGTTTACGCTGAATCGGGTGTCATTGTTTGCGTTGATTTTTTCCATCGGGATTCTGGTGGATGATGCGATTGTGGTGGTGGAAAATATTCACCGGCACATGCAGCAGGGCGGTAAAAAACTGCTGGAAGTCATTCCGCTAGCGGTTGATGAGGTGGGGGGGCCAACGATTTTGGCGACCTTTACGGTGATCGCGGCGTTATTGCCAATGGCGTTTGTATCGGGGTTAATGGGACCTTATATGTCGCCGATTCCGATCAATGCGAGTATGGGGATGTTGATTTCCTTGGCAGTGGCTTACGTGGTAACGCCTTGGATGACGGGTAAAATGTTGGCAAATGTCGATTTCATGCATCATCAACACGATAACAATAAGCTGCACGGCTTTTTCAGCCGCATTATGTCGCCGTTTTTGGATGACAAGAAAGGCGGCAAGCGGCGCGTAACCTTGTTTGCGGTGATTACTTTGCTGATCGTATTGTCGGCTTCGTTGGCGGTATTCAAGCTGGTTGTGCTTAAAATGTTGCCTTTCGATAATAAGTCTGAATTTCAGGTGATTCTGGATATGCCGGAAGGCACTTCATTGGAGCAAACCTCGCGGGTACTCAATGAAATGTCGGAATACTTGGGTAAAGTGGATGAAGTCACCGATTACCAGATTTATGCGGGAACGGCGGCACCTATTAATTTCAATGGCTTAGTACGTCAATACTATTTGCGTGAAGGGGCTAACGTTGGGGATATTCAGGTTAATTTGACCGATTCCCACGGACGTGAACGCCAAAGCCACGAGATTGCCTTGGCTGTGCGCCCGCCGTTGCAAGAAATTGCCAAGAAATACAACGCGAATGTGAAAGTGGTGGAAGTACCACCGGGGCCACCTGTCATGTCGCCGATTGTGGCAGAGGTGTACGGTTTGGATTATCCGGGGCAGATTGCGGTTGCCAAGCAAATTCGTGAGGTATTTGAGCAAACGCCGGATATTGTCGATATTGATGACAGCGTAGAAGCGCCGCAAAAACGTTTGGTGGTGCAAGTTGACCGCAGTAAAGCCGCTTTGTTGGGGGTATCGCAAGATGCGATTGCCTCGGCAATTGATACGGTATTAAGTGGTGAGGACGTGGTGTTTTTGCACGGTAAGGGGATTAAATACGCCGTACCGATTCGCATTGAATTCCCGGTAGCGCTCAAAGACAAAATGGATTCGGTGCTGGCGTTACGAGTACGTAGCCAAGCGGGTGAATTAGTGCCGATGTCTGAATTGGTGAGCGTGCAGGAAACCACCCGCGAACATTCTATTTACCACAAAGACTTATTGCCGGTTGTTTACGTGACGGGCGATATGGCAGGTACCACCGATAGCCCGCTGTATGGCATGTTTGAAATCTTCAGCGGTATCAAGGAATTATCGGTATACGATAACCCAGTCAATCAATTCTTTATCGCCCAGCCCGATGACCCGTATTTGTACGGCATGAAGTGGGATGGCGAATGGCAAGTGACTTACGAAACCTTCCGCGATATGGGGATTGCTTACGGGGTTGGGATGATTCTGATCTTCTTATTGATCGTGGTGCAATTCCGCTCGTACATGGTGCCGCTGGTTATTATGTCGCCCATTCCGCTGACCATTATCGGGGTTATGCCGGGTCATGCCTTATTGGGGATGCAGTTTACCGCGACTTCCATGATCGGCATGATTGCGTTGGCAGGGATTATTGTACGTAATTCAATTTTGCTGGTGGACTTTATCAACGAGCAGGTACGTGGCGGCATGGATTTGAAAGAGGCTGTCATTAATTCCAGCGCGGTGCGGGCGAAACCGATTGCCTTAACCGCGTTGGCGGCAATGGTCGGTGCATTCTTTATTATTGATGACCCAATCTTTGGTGGTTTAGCCGTATCGTTGATTTTCGGGATCTTGGTTTCCACCGTGCTGACCTTGGTATTGATTCCGTTGATGTACTACATGTACGCACGCAATCGCCTCGCCACCATTAAAGGCGTGGTCGCTTAG
- a CDS encoding efflux RND transporter periplasmic adaptor subunit, whose protein sequence is MKMLPKWLLIVGLSALSACGNAEQAATSDAVKTSVQSALQTATVNAVGTPELHYLDGHVEAVNESTISAQTSGVIEKLFYDVDDYVEPGQVIARIKSKNQQAGVEQAQASLDEAQARYTEAQADFKRISEIYTKRLVPKADLDAAQAGLKAAEARLAAARAQVTQAGEQLGYTTLIAPYGGIVTKRHVQLGEAVNPGTPVMTGISLDKLRVVVDVPQRLIAKVRQEKKVFVFQDGSNKSLAVDSLIFFPYADPKTNAFKVRIDLKAGVQDLFPGMFVKVAFVMGQQEGVVSIPESAVVVRSEVIGVYVLNAEGKPALRQIRLGKKLDDNTISVLAGLSAGETIALDPVHAAISLKQQAAEATHDE, encoded by the coding sequence ATGAAAATGTTACCAAAGTGGTTACTGATTGTCGGATTGTCTGCATTGTCTGCTTGCGGAAACGCCGAGCAAGCAGCGACTTCAGATGCAGTGAAAACATCGGTGCAGTCAGCTTTGCAGACGGCCACGGTGAATGCCGTCGGTACACCTGAATTACATTATCTCGACGGGCATGTGGAAGCCGTCAATGAAAGTACGATTTCTGCGCAAACCAGTGGGGTTATCGAAAAACTGTTTTACGATGTGGATGATTACGTAGAGCCGGGTCAGGTAATTGCGCGGATCAAATCCAAAAATCAACAGGCTGGTGTCGAACAAGCCCAAGCTTCCTTAGATGAGGCACAAGCCCGTTACACCGAAGCGCAAGCCGATTTCAAACGCATTAGTGAAATTTACACCAAGCGTCTTGTGCCCAAGGCGGATTTGGATGCGGCTCAAGCTGGATTGAAAGCAGCGGAAGCACGTTTGGCGGCAGCGAGGGCACAAGTGACGCAAGCCGGTGAGCAGTTGGGCTATACCACTTTGATTGCACCTTACGGCGGCATTGTGACCAAACGTCATGTGCAATTAGGTGAGGCGGTCAACCCCGGTACACCGGTGATGACGGGGATTTCATTGGATAAGCTGCGTGTGGTGGTCGATGTGCCGCAGCGTTTAATTGCTAAAGTGCGCCAAGAAAAGAAAGTATTTGTGTTTCAGGATGGCTCTAATAAGTCGTTAGCTGTTGATTCATTAATATTTTTCCCGTATGCCGACCCCAAAACCAACGCTTTTAAGGTCAGGATTGATTTGAAAGCTGGTGTGCAGGACTTATTCCCCGGCATGTTCGTGAAAGTGGCATTTGTTATGGGGCAGCAGGAGGGTGTGGTCAGTATTCCTGAAAGCGCCGTTGTGGTGCGTAGCGAGGTGATTGGGGTTTATGTTCTCAATGCGGAAGGCAAACCGGCGTTACGCCAAATCCGTTTAGGCAAAAAATTGGATGACAATACCATCAGCGTGCTGGCGGGTTTATCAGCCGGGGAAACCATTGCGCTTGACCCTGTGCACGCGGCGATTTCCCTGAAGCAACAAGCGGCGGAGGCAACGCACGATGAATGA
- a CDS encoding DUF4124 domain-containing protein: protein MKTAIFMPVILLTAAMAANNAVADMYKWTDKNGVTHYTQTPPPPEVKGENIEDDIRLSTGKLGNTIPSAPEAEPQDELEKARKEGEKSDQKHRDFCAQQNDALQKMAANALIKWKDAQGERFLTAEEKTAKTKEIQGNIDSLCKPEMFNKTEKTTSQTEKAVDARLNTDNQTTSEVSQSTGTSSASNEATGSGSNTTNQAAAAMLPATD from the coding sequence ATGAAAACAGCAATCTTTATGCCAGTCATACTCCTGACCGCCGCGATGGCAGCTAACAATGCAGTCGCTGACATGTACAAATGGACCGATAAAAACGGCGTAACCCATTACACCCAAACCCCGCCACCACCTGAGGTCAAAGGTGAAAACATTGAAGATGACATCCGTCTGTCCACTGGCAAGTTAGGCAACACCATCCCTAGCGCACCGGAGGCAGAACCCCAAGATGAGCTGGAAAAAGCCCGCAAGGAAGGCGAAAAAAGCGACCAAAAACACCGCGATTTTTGCGCCCAACAAAACGATGCGCTGCAAAAAATGGCGGCGAATGCACTCATTAAGTGGAAAGATGCCCAAGGCGAACGCTTCCTAACGGCTGAAGAAAAAACCGCCAAGACAAAAGAAATTCAAGGCAATATTGACAGTTTATGCAAACCAGAAATGTTCAATAAAACCGAGAAAACCACCAGCCAAACCGAAAAAGCGGTTGATGCACGCCTAAATACTGACAATCAGACCACCTCAGAAGTCAGTCAAAGCACCGGCACATCAAGCGCCAGTAATGAGGCAACGGGTTCAGGCAGCAATACCACGAATCAAGCAGCCGCAGCCATGCTACCGGCAACTGATTGA